Proteins from one Vibrio pomeroyi genomic window:
- a CDS encoding Crp/Fnr family transcriptional regulator produces MLEPTISEQIQWPCELPQELIDSLVEIAVFKTGIHSLEITQKFQNLPGVFYILSGSAGICFSTENMKSLSGGVIGKGDWMGALTIHAEYNLFAVAEEVEPITMILFPADKVLELAEEQCMVFKWLLHSGTRAQSIWMQAYLSSIHEKEQKTIYVLLELAARQNNIAGETVSINISQTQLSTITGISRPRLNEVLKGIEQQGLVKIQRGKVFITDVEGLYERISPMNLMMRDPVAEIKA; encoded by the coding sequence TTGCTAGAACCAACAATCAGTGAACAAATACAGTGGCCGTGTGAGTTGCCACAAGAACTGATCGATAGCTTAGTTGAGATTGCCGTTTTCAAAACGGGTATCCACAGCCTTGAGATCACACAGAAGTTTCAAAACCTGCCGGGCGTTTTTTATATTCTCAGCGGTTCTGCAGGTATCTGCTTTTCAACCGAGAACATGAAGAGCCTTTCTGGTGGAGTCATCGGAAAGGGCGATTGGATGGGTGCCTTAACGATTCACGCTGAGTACAATCTATTTGCCGTTGCAGAAGAGGTTGAACCCATCACTATGATACTTTTCCCAGCAGATAAGGTACTAGAGTTGGCTGAAGAGCAATGTATGGTCTTCAAATGGCTTCTGCATAGTGGGACCAGAGCACAATCCATTTGGATGCAAGCTTACTTATCCTCGATTCATGAAAAAGAGCAGAAAACCATTTACGTCTTGTTGGAACTTGCTGCGCGTCAGAACAATATTGCAGGTGAGACTGTGAGCATTAATATCTCACAAACTCAATTGAGTACCATTACAGGGATCTCGAGACCCAGATTGAATGAGGTGCTGAAAGGTATAGAGCAACAGGGTTTAGTGAAGATTCAAAGAGGGAAGGTGTTTATCACCGATGTTGAGGGTTTGTATGAGCGTATTTCGCCAATGAATCTGATGATGCGTGATCCTGTCGCTGAGATTAAGGCATGA
- a CDS encoding PhzF family phenazine biosynthesis protein, which produces MDLEIYQVDSFTTQAFKGNPAGVCISPELLDESLMFSIAEEMAVSETAFLALNSMTLKWFTPEVEVKLCGHGTLATVHVMKEQGLVKAGDSVAFNTLSGELSATVGESSIELDFPSSQLSSNQLSSNQLSSNSELNLTLLEHLGLSLDQVVSFREFDSKQLIEVTDEHVLLALAPNFDALKGMKGRGVVVTALSSNPELDFVSRYFAPWVGVNEDPVTGSAHCALTQHWTEKLNKCSFSAYQASRRGGYMSTELLDNGRIKLIGSATTVISGVLKV; this is translated from the coding sequence GTGGATTTAGAGATATACCAAGTAGATTCATTTACAACTCAAGCGTTCAAAGGAAACCCAGCCGGGGTTTGTATTTCCCCTGAACTACTGGATGAGTCATTAATGTTTTCGATTGCAGAAGAGATGGCGGTGTCAGAAACGGCTTTTCTTGCGCTTAACAGCATGACACTTAAGTGGTTTACGCCTGAAGTGGAGGTGAAGTTGTGCGGGCACGGCACCTTAGCGACTGTCCATGTAATGAAAGAACAAGGCTTGGTAAAGGCAGGTGACAGTGTAGCGTTTAACACCTTGTCTGGAGAGTTATCTGCCACAGTTGGTGAATCGTCTATTGAGCTTGATTTCCCTAGCTCCCAATTATCTTCGAACCAGCTATCTTCAAATCAGTTATCTTCGAATTCTGAACTCAACCTCACATTGTTAGAGCATCTTGGCTTATCACTGGATCAAGTGGTTTCGTTTAGAGAGTTTGATTCTAAGCAGTTAATCGAAGTGACTGACGAACACGTGTTGTTGGCGCTGGCACCCAACTTTGATGCCTTGAAGGGTATGAAGGGGCGAGGTGTTGTTGTGACGGCCCTGTCGTCGAACCCGGAGCTCGACTTTGTTTCTCGTTACTTTGCTCCTTGGGTGGGTGTTAATGAGGATCCGGTTACTGGCTCGGCGCATTGTGCACTCACGCAGCATTGGACAGAGAAGTTAAACAAATGCAGTTTCAGTGCCTATCAGGCATCACGCCGTGGCGGGTACATGTCGACCGAATTATTGGATAATGGTCGCATAAAGCTTATTGGTTCTGCTACGACTGTGATCAGTGGCGTGTTAAAGGTTTAA
- a CDS encoding YgjV family protein: MSAFYLSQVLVAIAICFDLLSFQFKERKKIVTCLFFAGVLISSHFILLEQWTAASLMTIATIRYLTSVFSTSSKFKYLFCSMSVVATAVTYSGLTSILSCFASVFQTFAAFNKDDRRLRELMIIGTSFWLVHNYLVGSPTAVVMEALFICSNLVGYYRFYFKKNAIA; the protein is encoded by the coding sequence GTGTCAGCGTTTTATCTATCTCAAGTCTTAGTCGCCATTGCGATTTGCTTTGATCTTCTGTCATTCCAGTTCAAGGAAAGGAAGAAAATCGTCACGTGTTTGTTCTTTGCGGGCGTGTTAATTTCAAGTCACTTTATTTTATTAGAGCAATGGACGGCGGCAAGCTTAATGACGATTGCCACGATTCGTTATTTGACGAGTGTTTTTTCTACTTCTTCGAAGTTTAAGTATTTGTTCTGTTCGATGTCTGTCGTTGCGACAGCAGTGACGTACTCCGGGCTGACTAGCATACTGAGTTGCTTTGCTTCTGTGTTTCAAACCTTTGCTGCGTTTAATAAAGATGACCGTCGATTAAGAGAGCTAATGATCATCGGAACCAGCTTTTGGTTGGTCCATAACTATCTGGTTGGCTCTCCAACGGCGGTGGTGATGGAAGCGTTGTTTATTTGCAGTAACTTGGTCGGCTATTACCGCTTCTACTTCAAAAAGAATGCGATAGCTTAG
- a CDS encoding cupin domain-containing protein, protein MPNIYADIPSSLPDEVFTDLISNDNVRIERILSHGHSSPEEGWYDQDEHEWVMVIEGQGVIEFEDGRVVTLSKGDYLNIPAGEKHKVLGTDKDSVTIWLAVFYR, encoded by the coding sequence ATGCCAAATATCTACGCTGATATCCCTTCATCGTTACCCGATGAGGTGTTCACCGATCTCATTAGTAATGACAATGTTCGAATTGAGCGAATCCTGTCGCATGGACACAGCTCCCCAGAGGAAGGTTGGTACGACCAAGACGAACACGAGTGGGTGATGGTGATCGAAGGACAAGGCGTAATAGAGTTTGAAGATGGACGAGTGGTTACTTTGTCTAAAGGAGACTACCTCAATATTCCCGCCGGTGAAAAGCACAAGGTTCTGGGGACGGACAAAGACTCTGTCACGATATGGTTAGCGGTGTTTTACCGTTAA
- a CDS encoding LuxR C-terminal-related transcriptional regulator, which produces MKDNQFDSFEELLSHQTNILTACQPKDFDSTFALLAREALAWFKLDRLTLFPNSMILLDTGKSISVSKTDTPPLEIERFLKGNYLDYLKLLRSKECWQLFPEETLKNHKLDPLRILYEEGAHWHGIVSLSLFGQQWGAIGFSRFNRYDTPIEAADMKRIKLLSDIWLCFWQHSKMTRSVTSDEENNINESEKLLLLTKKQCTVLTQLAQGHTAKQCAEILFLSPRTIESHKYRMLDILELDNHTELIQFALRNGFGIDTK; this is translated from the coding sequence ATGAAAGATAACCAATTCGATAGCTTTGAAGAGCTGCTCTCTCACCAAACCAACATTTTGACCGCTTGCCAACCCAAAGATTTCGACAGCACTTTTGCCTTGCTGGCACGAGAAGCGCTTGCTTGGTTTAAACTCGACAGGCTCACCCTATTCCCAAACTCTATGATTCTTTTGGACACAGGTAAGAGCATTTCAGTGTCTAAAACAGATACCCCACCGCTTGAAATTGAACGTTTTCTAAAAGGTAACTATCTTGATTACCTTAAGCTTTTACGTTCAAAAGAGTGTTGGCAATTGTTCCCAGAAGAGACACTTAAGAACCACAAACTCGACCCGTTACGTATACTTTATGAAGAAGGTGCACATTGGCACGGCATTGTGAGCCTTTCTCTATTTGGACAACAATGGGGCGCTATCGGCTTCTCACGTTTCAACCGCTACGATACACCCATTGAAGCAGCGGATATGAAGCGCATTAAATTGCTCAGTGATATTTGGCTCTGCTTTTGGCAACACTCTAAAATGACGCGCAGTGTCACCAGCGATGAAGAAAACAACATCAATGAAAGTGAAAAGCTGCTGTTACTGACCAAAAAGCAATGCACCGTTCTAACTCAACTGGCCCAAGGTCATACGGCAAAACAATGTGCAGAGATTCTGTTTCTGAGTCCAAGAACCATTGAATCTCACAAATACCGCATGTTAGATATTCTCGAGCTCGATAATCACACTGAACTGATTCAATTTGCGCTGCGCAACGGTTTTGGGATAGACACTAAGTAA
- a CDS encoding bifunctional diguanylate cyclase/phosphodiesterase: protein MPVLKKLYFVLLPTLIFVFLIAGIVTYNFASDHAKHMYLDKVQSDVNTALVAAEYEQLGLSLLVKDLGSSLQFLRYIQNPGDYTNLSLLEKRVLRVLSQNHVNQFGQRNVYIVDPKFKLTLSTLRADPFEGLKIPDKVYERVFDIYTSLISKNELSYDGFSYISVSGELRYAYVAAIDPYLLPQDKRSTNSLNRYILIADGPLIQLSSLLIKYNDDDNIQFLIEPSSDAANIENTQFVIKSIEQTPESINVQLTSRHLIAQVNIREQKFNYEKAIIAKQTFLVCFGTLFTIMLIVHLVVRYQLVRPLKDLLHEISIGGLKLRYFKRSSGQSEIDGLKNAYIDSLTELKFEAEFDQLTKLANRRSFIRHLDVRLKSSMNPQCYVVCWDIIDFRKINDLYGAKVGDNVLISLAKALKETLQNQQVSLGFSCSDYSLARLGGNQFIAILETDKHQLINEEIENINNTLTGTTFLDYYGFRLSLATGVLPLDTPKFENIWHRCIDEMLANAKSHSDGESRIVYGEELLHTLERHDVVEKRLLECCESDNFELRFMPIFNAKTLQIDGAECLIRCPALFDIDAGPEEFIPVAEKSNLISRLDMWVISTAIKNYKELSELHNYKGTLSINISAMELYYRNFADNIRKVLERYQVPPGNIIIEITETSYVKSTKLTVQTIKSLRSLGLKVSLDDFGTGYTAFNQLLHYPVDELKIDKSFIDNMVDDKADRKMVESMVNLGHSCDTLVVGEGVESIEQYHYLRKANCDLIQGYFFSQPLTYLEFIDFVLNHNPQAILNPKSVTRSSA, encoded by the coding sequence ATGCCAGTATTGAAGAAGCTCTATTTTGTACTTTTACCAACTCTAATATTTGTGTTCCTAATAGCAGGAATAGTGACGTACAACTTCGCATCAGATCATGCTAAGCACATGTATTTGGACAAGGTGCAATCTGATGTGAACACCGCTTTAGTCGCGGCGGAATACGAGCAGCTCGGCTTGTCCTTACTGGTTAAAGATCTCGGTTCTTCATTGCAATTTCTCCGCTATATTCAAAACCCAGGCGACTACACGAATCTATCGCTATTGGAAAAACGAGTACTTCGTGTATTAAGCCAGAATCACGTAAATCAATTCGGACAACGCAATGTCTATATTGTGGATCCTAAGTTCAAATTAACACTCTCCACTCTCAGAGCCGATCCTTTCGAGGGGCTAAAAATCCCTGACAAGGTTTACGAAAGAGTCTTCGACATATACACCTCGTTAATCAGCAAGAATGAACTATCCTACGATGGCTTCTCTTATATCTCGGTCAGTGGCGAGCTCAGATATGCGTATGTTGCTGCAATTGACCCTTACCTCCTCCCTCAAGACAAACGTTCAACTAACAGTTTAAATCGCTACATCTTGATTGCAGACGGACCTCTGATACAACTCTCTAGCCTGCTTATCAAATACAATGACGATGACAATATTCAGTTTCTAATCGAGCCATCCTCAGACGCTGCCAACATTGAAAATACCCAGTTTGTTATTAAGTCAATAGAACAAACCCCAGAGAGTATCAATGTACAGTTGACTAGCCGACACCTCATTGCTCAAGTGAACATTCGAGAGCAAAAATTCAATTACGAGAAAGCCATCATCGCTAAACAAACCTTTCTCGTTTGCTTTGGTACTCTGTTTACTATCATGTTGATTGTGCACTTAGTGGTTCGCTACCAACTTGTGCGCCCACTCAAAGATCTGTTACATGAGATATCAATCGGTGGGCTTAAGCTTAGATACTTCAAACGTTCATCAGGACAGAGTGAAATTGATGGATTGAAAAACGCCTACATCGACTCCTTAACAGAGCTGAAATTCGAAGCCGAATTCGACCAACTTACAAAGTTAGCCAATCGCCGCTCTTTCATCAGACACCTCGATGTACGCCTAAAAAGCTCAATGAACCCACAATGCTATGTCGTTTGTTGGGACATCATCGACTTTCGTAAAATCAACGATCTCTATGGAGCAAAAGTTGGTGATAATGTACTGATAAGCTTAGCTAAAGCACTGAAAGAAACGCTACAAAACCAGCAAGTATCTTTGGGCTTTAGTTGCAGTGATTACTCTTTAGCAAGACTCGGCGGAAACCAGTTTATCGCGATTTTAGAGACGGATAAGCATCAACTGATAAATGAGGAAATTGAGAACATCAACAATACTCTGACGGGTACTACATTCCTTGACTACTATGGGTTCCGACTATCGCTCGCAACAGGCGTTTTGCCGCTCGACACACCTAAGTTCGAAAATATTTGGCACCGATGCATAGATGAAATGTTGGCTAACGCGAAGTCTCATAGCGATGGGGAAAGTCGCATTGTTTACGGTGAAGAGTTGTTACATACCTTGGAGCGCCATGACGTTGTAGAGAAAAGGCTCTTAGAGTGCTGCGAAAGTGACAACTTTGAACTTCGCTTTATGCCTATTTTTAACGCCAAGACACTTCAGATAGATGGCGCAGAGTGCCTGATTCGTTGCCCAGCCTTATTTGATATCGATGCTGGACCTGAAGAATTTATCCCAGTTGCTGAAAAGAGTAACCTTATTTCCAGGCTCGACATGTGGGTCATTAGCACCGCTATCAAAAACTATAAAGAGCTTTCAGAACTTCATAACTACAAGGGCACTCTGTCGATTAATATTTCGGCGATGGAGCTCTACTACCGTAATTTTGCCGACAACATCCGTAAAGTACTCGAACGTTATCAAGTGCCACCTGGCAATATTATTATAGAGATTACCGAGACCAGTTACGTGAAAAGCACCAAGCTTACGGTGCAAACTATCAAGAGCCTCAGAAGCTTAGGTTTAAAGGTCTCCCTTGACGATTTTGGTACGGGCTACACAGCGTTTAACCAACTTCTCCACTACCCTGTGGATGAGCTCAAAATTGATAAGAGCTTTATCGATAATATGGTAGACGACAAGGCCGACCGCAAGATGGTCGAGTCTATGGTTAACTTAGGCCACTCTTGTGACACGTTAGTCGTCGGAGAAGGTGTTGAGTCTATAGAACAGTATCATTACCTCAGAAAAGCCAACTGTGACCTAATACAAGGCTATTTCTTCAGTCAGCCACTCACTTATCTGGAATTCATCGACTTTGTTCTAAACCATAACCCTCAAGCGATTTTGAATCCGAAATCCGTTACCAGATCGAGTGCTTAA
- a CDS encoding spermidine/putrescine ABC transporter substrate-binding protein — MKAFCVSILASTFFLTAPVFGQQQDIYLYNWDEFLSDSVVTQLKDTYGISLKQQFFSDESIRDEVLLSERRGAFELVIVESVKLKALAKQNLFHNLSDLQLSIESNFDPRWADGCGEYGIPYAWGTSGILYRSDKVAAPESWIAILEPDSKVSGRISMYYDPTDLVSTALLFNRFNPFTNNEQELRIAYKTLQLQKPHLESNEYVIDHIHQLERLANIDLAYGYSGDSYVLNDAEPEASWAYTVPQEGTTLWLECMAAINNGELSTQATTILSFLSQPEIAAQNAMDSWFATPSSKAKALTSQEYQNDPELFPSKAVLDRSYLYQPLEPSSIQIRNRIVDSLR, encoded by the coding sequence GTGAAAGCGTTTTGTGTTTCAATTCTCGCGTCTACATTCTTTTTAACTGCTCCTGTATTCGGCCAACAGCAAGATATTTATCTCTACAATTGGGATGAGTTTTTATCTGACAGTGTCGTTACCCAGTTAAAGGACACCTATGGCATCTCGCTTAAGCAACAATTCTTCTCTGATGAGTCAATTAGAGATGAAGTTTTATTAAGTGAACGTCGCGGCGCTTTTGAGTTGGTCATCGTCGAAAGCGTGAAACTCAAGGCATTAGCTAAACAAAACCTGTTCCATAACCTAAGTGACTTACAACTATCCATTGAAAGCAATTTTGATCCCAGATGGGCGGACGGGTGTGGTGAATATGGTATTCCTTACGCTTGGGGAACATCCGGTATCCTATATCGCAGTGATAAAGTCGCCGCCCCAGAATCTTGGATAGCCATTCTTGAGCCTGACTCAAAAGTCAGTGGCCGTATAAGTATGTACTACGACCCCACAGACTTGGTAAGCACTGCACTATTGTTCAATCGATTTAACCCATTTACCAATAACGAACAAGAACTTCGGATTGCGTACAAAACACTGCAACTGCAAAAACCACATCTTGAAAGTAATGAGTATGTCATTGACCATATCCACCAGCTAGAGCGCCTAGCCAATATCGACCTCGCGTACGGATATTCAGGTGACAGCTATGTGCTAAACGATGCCGAGCCTGAGGCATCTTGGGCCTACACGGTTCCTCAAGAAGGAACAACCTTATGGTTAGAGTGTATGGCCGCAATTAACAACGGAGAGCTATCTACACAGGCAACCACGATCCTCTCCTTCTTATCGCAACCCGAAATAGCCGCTCAAAACGCAATGGATTCATGGTTTGCGACGCCAAGCTCAAAAGCAAAAGCACTCACTTCTCAGGAGTATCAAAACGATCCCGAACTTTTCCCGAGTAAAGCAGTATTAGATCGCAGCTACCTTTATCAGCCGTTAGAACCGAGTAGCATTCAAATTCGCAATCGTATTGTCGACAGTTTGAGATAA
- a CDS encoding fasciclin domain-containing protein, protein MFNHLSKTLSVLVATLLFTAFAHANHHGMKKDIVDVAAENGSFTTLVAAVKAAGLVDTLKGDGPFTVFAPTDEAFAALPEGTVDMLLKPENKDKLVAVLTYHVVPGKIMAAEVMKLNSAVTVQGEAVMVGIDHGSVMISKAKVVMADVEASNGVIHVIDAVLLPK, encoded by the coding sequence ATGTTTAATCACTTAAGCAAAACTCTGTCAGTACTGGTTGCAACACTTCTTTTCACCGCTTTTGCGCATGCTAATCATCATGGTATGAAGAAAGACATCGTTGATGTGGCAGCAGAAAATGGCTCGTTCACCACACTCGTTGCAGCGGTAAAAGCAGCAGGCTTAGTGGATACATTGAAAGGTGACGGACCATTTACCGTATTTGCCCCAACCGATGAGGCTTTTGCTGCATTGCCAGAGGGAACAGTCGATATGCTGTTGAAACCAGAGAATAAAGACAAGTTAGTCGCAGTACTGACTTATCATGTCGTACCTGGGAAAATTATGGCGGCTGAAGTCATGAAACTGAACAGTGCAGTCACAGTCCAAGGTGAAGCGGTAATGGTAGGAATCGATCATGGCAGTGTGATGATCAGTAAAGCCAAAGTCGTGATGGCAGACGTTGAAGCAAGCAACGGTGTCATCCATGTGATTGATGCGGTACTACTACCAAAATAA
- a CDS encoding DUF2860 domain-containing protein, which produces MRFVLPVVFSAFASMPTYSGLAPSEGFSGNFSVLAGFYSDSSNLSTEQNSNQATNTMEGDSENQGLLGFLGTVQYTFGESLTHQVYAGTTREDIATGTIAFEIGYRHQLSGGTILDVSVLPTLISGKAWSDPYAVDVNRNETDVKGNVGRLQLTNIGGTAFQTDFAIGESDVDDELSGTLGTQPIAAQDAALLDRERTYLYAKAGYRFILPNQSGLLVPSMVYFNSDAEGGALSFDSYGIELNYAKRIGRHGFVVTLDASDRQYDEANPIYGKTREENEYGAFLAYEFGGLMGYEDWSFITLLGLRSIDSNIDFYNSEQVLASVGVDYKF; this is translated from the coding sequence ATGAGGTTTGTTTTACCAGTTGTGTTTTCGGCATTTGCTTCAATGCCTACTTATAGTGGCCTTGCTCCAAGTGAAGGTTTCAGTGGTAACTTCAGCGTTTTGGCCGGTTTCTATTCAGACAGCAGTAATCTGAGTACCGAGCAAAACTCGAATCAAGCAACTAATACCATGGAAGGAGACAGTGAAAACCAAGGCTTACTTGGCTTTCTTGGAACCGTTCAATACACCTTTGGTGAATCTTTAACTCACCAAGTTTATGCCGGTACTACCCGAGAGGATATCGCGACAGGTACTATTGCGTTTGAGATTGGTTACCGACATCAACTGTCTGGCGGCACCATCTTAGATGTCTCTGTGTTGCCAACGCTTATCTCTGGTAAGGCTTGGTCGGATCCTTATGCCGTCGATGTCAATCGAAACGAAACTGATGTGAAAGGTAATGTAGGACGTCTACAGCTGACCAACATTGGCGGAACGGCTTTTCAAACGGATTTCGCGATTGGTGAATCTGATGTGGATGATGAGTTATCGGGCACTCTAGGCACTCAACCCATAGCGGCACAAGACGCAGCGCTGTTAGATAGGGAAAGAACCTATCTGTACGCTAAAGCAGGTTATCGCTTTATATTGCCAAACCAATCAGGCTTGTTAGTACCTTCTATGGTGTATTTCAATTCAGATGCAGAAGGCGGTGCACTCAGCTTTGATAGCTACGGTATTGAATTGAATTACGCGAAGAGAATTGGCCGTCATGGCTTTGTTGTCACATTGGATGCCAGTGATCGTCAGTATGATGAAGCGAATCCGATTTATGGAAAAACTCGTGAAGAGAACGAATACGGCGCCTTCTTAGCGTATGAATTTGGCGGATTAATGGGTTATGAAGATTGGTCGTTTATCACCTTACTGGGTCTAAGATCGATTGATTCCAATATCGATTTCTATAATTCTGAACAGGTACTCGCGAGCGTCGGTGTCGACTATAAGTTCTAA
- a CDS encoding GNAT family N-acetyltransferase: MVRIRNYQESDAKALWEIFFYTVRNVNIRDYSQEQVEAWAPSGFDFALWQKRMNGLKPFVAELDGHVVGSTDLQPSGLVDHFFCHHEYQGRGVGRALMEHVFTIGQTRGVSRYFSEVSITARPFYEHLGFKVVNEQEVEMRGVKLTNYVMERVVQ; the protein is encoded by the coding sequence GTGGTTAGAATTCGAAATTATCAAGAAAGTGATGCTAAAGCGCTATGGGAGATCTTTTTCTACACGGTTCGCAACGTGAACATACGAGATTACTCTCAAGAGCAAGTCGAGGCTTGGGCACCAAGTGGTTTTGACTTTGCGTTGTGGCAAAAGCGTATGAACGGTTTAAAACCTTTTGTCGCTGAGTTAGATGGTCATGTCGTTGGCTCTACTGACCTACAACCAAGTGGTTTGGTCGACCATTTTTTTTGCCATCATGAATATCAGGGACGAGGTGTTGGCCGAGCGTTGATGGAGCATGTGTTCACGATTGGGCAAACTCGTGGGGTATCAAGATACTTCTCAGAGGTAAGTATCACCGCGAGGCCTTTCTATGAACATCTTGGCTTCAAGGTTGTGAACGAACAAGAAGTCGAGATGCGAGGCGTAAAACTGACGAACTACGTGATGGAGAGAGTGGTTCAATAG
- a CDS encoding adenosine deaminase yields MNAFIQGLPKVELHLHIEGSLEPELLFQLAQRNGIDLPYSSPEQLRLAYEFDDLQSFLDIYYQGADALRTEQDFYDLTWAYLERCKADNVIHTEIFFDPQTHTDRGIAFDTVINGIHRALEQGQQELGITSQIIACFLRHLSEETAIQTFADVLKHQDKIIGVGLDSSELGHPPEKFKRAFQQAKQAGFLTVAHAGEEGPAQNIVDAIEMLSVSRVDHGVQCMADDALIAELIETKMPLTVCPLSNIKLRVFDAMEDHNIVELLRKGVAVTINSDDPAYFGGYMSDNFNAVSQAHEMTQQELAQFTLNAIEASFIEESLKQQYRHAVQVYLEQASDL; encoded by the coding sequence ATGAACGCATTTATTCAAGGGCTTCCAAAAGTAGAGCTGCATTTACACATTGAAGGCTCACTCGAACCTGAGTTGCTTTTCCAACTCGCTCAGCGCAACGGCATTGACCTGCCTTACTCATCCCCAGAGCAGTTAAGGCTCGCATACGAATTCGATGACTTGCAGTCGTTTCTCGATATCTATTATCAAGGTGCTGATGCGCTTCGCACTGAACAAGACTTCTATGACCTAACATGGGCGTACTTAGAACGCTGTAAAGCTGATAATGTCATTCACACCGAAATATTCTTTGATCCTCAGACACATACCGATCGTGGTATTGCATTCGACACGGTGATTAACGGGATTCATCGTGCGCTCGAACAGGGGCAACAAGAACTGGGTATTACCTCGCAGATTATTGCCTGTTTCTTGCGTCACCTGTCTGAAGAGACTGCGATTCAAACGTTCGCCGATGTGTTAAAGCATCAAGATAAAATCATTGGCGTTGGACTCGATTCTTCAGAACTAGGGCACCCACCAGAGAAGTTTAAACGCGCATTCCAACAAGCCAAACAAGCGGGCTTTTTGACGGTAGCTCATGCTGGGGAAGAAGGACCCGCACAAAACATCGTCGATGCGATTGAGATGCTCAGCGTGAGTCGTGTCGATCATGGTGTGCAGTGTATGGCTGATGACGCCTTGATAGCCGAATTGATTGAGACGAAAATGCCGCTGACCGTGTGTCCATTATCTAACATCAAATTGCGTGTGTTTGATGCCATGGAAGATCACAACATTGTCGAGCTGTTGAGAAAGGGCGTCGCTGTGACCATTAACTCTGATGATCCGGCTTACTTTGGTGGCTACATGTCGGATAACTTCAACGCAGTGAGCCAAGCTCATGAGATGACGCAACAAGAGTTGGCGCAGTTTACCTTGAATGCCATCGAAGCGAGCTTTATTGAAGAGTCATTGAAGCAGCAATATCGACATGCCGTTCAAGTGTATCTTGAGCAAGCAAGTGATCTGTAA
- a CDS encoding GNAT family N-acetyltransferase: protein MEIQIRHLELTDNQDIFDIYRHPSVSENTSQKPFLSSDQVERLFGHSDHFTLVAEVSGKVVGHITLFMTTKVRDRHSAGLGIAIHPDIHGKGVGKALMQEAINQGDNWLNLVRLELEVHADNHGAIALYEGVGFQLEGTKRLSTFKGGKYIDMLLMSRIRPDYL from the coding sequence TTGGAAATACAAATTAGACATCTAGAACTCACAGACAACCAAGATATTTTTGATATTTATCGCCATCCATCAGTATCAGAAAACACCTCACAAAAGCCTTTCCTCAGCTCTGATCAAGTGGAACGACTGTTTGGTCATTCTGACCATTTCACTTTAGTCGCAGAAGTGTCAGGTAAAGTCGTCGGCCACATTACTTTATTTATGACGACCAAGGTTCGAGACAGACACAGTGCAGGTCTTGGGATCGCGATTCACCCTGACATCCACGGTAAAGGGGTAGGTAAGGCACTAATGCAAGAAGCGATCAATCAGGGCGATAACTGGCTTAACCTCGTTCGACTTGAATTAGAAGTGCATGCCGATAATCACGGTGCGATTGCTTTATATGAAGGCGTCGGCTTTCAATTAGAGGGCACCAAAAGGCTGAGCACATTCAAAGGCGGGAAATACATTGATATGTTGCTGATGTCGAGAATCAGACCTGACTACCTTTGA